From one Coffea eugenioides isolate CCC68of chromosome 11, Ceug_1.0, whole genome shotgun sequence genomic stretch:
- the LOC113753104 gene encoding 26S proteasome non-ATPase regulatory subunit 10, with amino-acid sequence MEMEIDNPKPNFKANNSQIKDEDLFKAAENGDVSVFESLSDGQLLKALSLRNEDGRSLLHVAVSFAQTQVVKILSAAEPSVSGVNSTDEEGWAPLHSAASSGSVEIVEILLSRGADVNQKNDGGRTALHYAASKGRFKIAELLLSHGAKLNAKDKVGCTPLHRAASTGNSEVSELLIEEGAEVDDVDKAGQTPLMNAVICGNKEVALLLIRHGANVDVEDNEGYTVLGRASDDLRPALVDAAKAMLEE; translated from the exons ATGGAGATGGAAATCGACAATCCAAAGCCCAATTTCAAAGCTAACAACTCCCAAATCAAAGACGAAGACCTCTTCAAAGCCGCTGAGAACGGCGACGTTTCGGTCTTCGAATCCCTCTCCGACGGACAGCTCCTCAAAGCCCTCTCTCTCCGCAACGAAGATGGCCGTTCTCTCCTTCACGTTGCCGTCTCCTTTGCCCAAACCCAG GTGGTGAAGATTCTATCAGCAGCAGAACCGTCTGTAAGTGGTGTAAATAGTACCGATGAGGAAGGCTGGGCCCCTCTCCATTCTGCAGCAAGCAGCGGGAGCGTCGAGATCGTGGAGATTTTGCTGAGCAGAG GTGCTGATGTTAATCAGAAGAATGATGGTGGTCGCACAGCTCTCCACTATGCTGCTAGCAAGGGTCGGTTTAAAATAGCTGAACTTTTACTCTCTCATGGTGCAAAGCTCAACGCGAAGGACAAG GTTGGTTGTACCCCATTACATCGTGCAGCCAGCACAGGGAACTCAGAAGTGTCTGAACTCTTAATTGAGGAAGGAGCTGAGGTTGATGATGTTGATAAGGCGGGTCAAACTCCTCTTATGAATGCAGTGATATGCGGCAACAAAGAA GTTGCTCTCCTACTAATAAGACACGGAGCAAATGTAGATGTTGAGGACAATGAAGGATACACTGTACTCGGTCGAGCTTCTGATGATCTTCGACCAGCACTAGTTGATGCAGCGAAGGCCATGCTGGAAGAATAG
- the LOC113753812 gene encoding protein GDAP2 homolog yields MYRPGAATPNRGGLPMDSGDSVVTLDQVPRWSDGEYRYAYENEDGPFPNSYFADPLTSASEAGSSGNGMVSRFPVDHEINSKIYLWRGNPWNLEVDAVVNSTNENLDEAHSSPGLHAAAGPGLAEECATLGGCRTGMAKVTNAYDLPARRIIHTVGPKYAVKYHTAAENALSHCYRSCLELLIENGLQSIAVGCIYTEAKNYPREPAAHVAIRTVRRFLEKQKDKINAVVFCTATSTDTEIYKRLLPLYFPRDKQEEEIAISKLPADVGDENGETVIDERKIRIKSLPNVKKSIPKPPQPSNDLPVSDLGLTRRSSSYLDSYLDPAFMSLIKDPDQRRKEQWEKTAQAQSGWNCCKMLGYGDLGGPPLSAAEEYSLHSRYLAKANSLNLSEIAEMKIVYRGGVDSEGRPVMVIVGAHFLLRCLDLERFILYVVKEFEPLIQKPYSIVYFHSAASLQAQPDLGWMRRLQQILGRKHQRNLHAIYVLHPTFGLKAAIFAMQLFVDNVVWKKVVYVDRLLQLFRYVPREQLTIPDFVFQHDLEVNGGKGVIVDPRTKYVYQRP; encoded by the exons ATGTATAGGCCTGGGGCTGCAACCCCAAATCGTGGTGGACTGCCTATGGATAGTGGAGATTCTGTGGTGACATTGGATCAAGTTCCCCGTTGGAGTGATGGGGAGTATAGATATGCATATGAGAATGAAGATGGGCCTTTTCCAAATTCTTATTTTGCTGACCCTTTGACATCTGCATCTGAGGCTGGGAGTAGTGGAAATGGAATGGTTTCTAGGTTTCCTGTCGATCATGAAATTAACTCAAAGATATATTTGTGGAGAGGGAATCCTTGGAATCTTGAGGTGGATGCAGTTGTAAACTCGACTAACGAG AACTTGGATGAAGCACATAGCAGCCCAGGGTTGCATGCTGCAGCTGGACCTGGTCTTGCAGAAGAATGTGCAACTTTG GGTGGCTGTCGAACAGGAATGGCAAAAGTTACCAATGCATACGATCTTCCTGCAAG GAGGATTATACATACTGTTGGTCCCAAGTATGCAGTAAAGTATCACACTGCTGCAGAGAATGCGCTGAGTCACTGCTACAGGTCTTGTCTTGAACTTCTCATTGAAAATGGACTGCAAAG TATTGCTGTGGGCTGTATATATACAGAAGCCAAAAATTATCCACGAGAACCAGCTGCACATGTTGCAATAA GAACTGTGAGACGGTTTCTTGAGAAGCAGAAAGATAAAATCAACGCCGTTGTATTCTGTACAGCTACATCAACTGATACTGAGATATATAAAAG ATTGCTTCCACTTTATTTTCCACGTGACAAACAGGAAGAGGAGATAGCTATTTCAAAACTACCTGCAGATGTTGGCGATGAAAATGGTGAGACAGTTATAGATGAGCGAAAAATCAGAATAAAGTCTCTGCCCAATGTGAAGAAGAGTATTCCAAAACCTCCACAACCTTCCAATGATCTCCCTGTCAGTGATCTTGGGTTGACAAGGAG GAGTTCTTCATATTTGGATTCATACTTGGATCCTGCCTTTATGTCGTTGATAAAGGACCCAGACCAGCGACGTAAAGAACAGTGGGAAAAAACTGCTCAAGCTCAGAGTGGTTGGAACTGTTGTAAAATGCTTGGATATGGTGACCTCGGGGGACCTCCTTTATCTGCTGCAGAAGAATATTCTCTCCATTCCCGATACCTTGCAAAAGCAAATTCTCTCAATCTTTCTGAAATTGCAGAAATGAAAATTGT CTATCGAGGTGGGGTTGATAGTGAGGGTAGACCAGTTATGGTCATTGTGGGTGCACATTTCCTTTTACGCTGTCTTGATCTAGAGCGTTTTATACTTTATGTGGTTAAG GAGTTTGAGCCCTTGATACAGAAGCCTTACTCCATTGTTTACTTCCATTCTGCTGCATCTTTACAAGC GCAACCAGACCTGGGATGGATGAGAAGACTACAGCAAATACTTGGTCGAAAACACCAGCGTAATCTTCAT GCTATATATGTCCTACACCCCACCTTTGGCTTGAAAGCAGCTATTTTCGCAATGCAATTATTTGTTGATAATGTG GTGTGGAAAAAGGTGGTATATGTAGATCGGCTTCTTCAGCTATTTAGATATGTCCCCCGAGAGCAGCTTACAATTCCGGATTTTGTGTTCCA GCACGATCTAGAAGTGAATGGTGGGAAGGGCGTCATTGTCGATCCACGCACCAAATATGTATATCAGCGTCCATGA
- the LOC113754078 gene encoding uncharacterized protein LOC113754078 — MASSLIWASLDPSVIKPRSLFPSKVPSLPSKQFQQSEAVVGFRNNRVKEAAAASIRKVQLVSFAASAALLLCSSPANAGFFSGFSGIESVPGPELPQIDFLSRWNEENQKKYAEADAKFKESPLLKKLLEQTRLNKEKNRQATLDKYCIRGAEWGVGDCSADGMSPQDRDNFISMLKKKAGIEE, encoded by the exons ATGGCCTCATCTTTAATCTGGGCTTCACTGGACCCATCTGTCATCAAGCCAAGATCACTTTTTCCTTCTAAAGTTCCATCTCTACCTTCCAAACAGTTTCAGCAATCAGAAGCAGTAGTTGGTTTTAGGAATAATAGAGTAAAAGAAGCTGCTGCGGCTTCCATCAGAAAAGTTCAACTAGTTTCTTTCGCTGCCTCTGCTGCCCTCTTGCTATGCTCCAGTCCCG CTAATGCTGGATTTTTCTCGGGCTTCTCTGGGATAGAGTCAGTTCCTGGTCCTGAGTTACCTCAGATTGACTTTCTGTCACGCTGGAATG AAGAAAACCAGAagaagtatgctgaagctgatGCAAAATTCAAGGAGTCCCCCCTGCTCAAAAAGTTGCTTGAGCAAACTAGGTTAAACAAAGAGAA AAATCGACAAGCTACTTTAGACAAGTATTGCATCCGAGGAGCTGAATGGGGTGTAGGAGATTGTTCAGCGGATGGAATGTCACCTCAAGACAGGGATAACTTCATCTCCATGCTGAAGAAAAAGGCTGGGATAGAAGAATGA
- the LOC113751410 gene encoding pentatricopeptide repeat-containing protein At2g03380, mitochondrial: protein MKLFSLPNLNIKSSRLLISKTHLKPRTVTSTPTYRQIESNFASLNSIYSDPFFPLLGFCKTISSLKKIHALVITYGQTNNILVKTKLLGLYGLFGQVTTARVLFDDIPNPDLSSCKVMIRWYFMNDKYADVIGFFNCFRKTVNIFDNVVFSIVLKACSGLHDFVEGRKVHCHIVKVGNADSFVLTGLVDMYAKCGEVESSCEVFEGIAQRNVVCWTSMIVGYMQNGCAEEALVLFNRMRDGAVEGNEYTLGSIVTACAKLAALHQGKWIHGYIIKKQGEFNSYLVSALVDMYVKCGDLTDARSILFEFSEADLVSWTAMIVGYTQNGYPDEALDLFVHKKWEAVLPNSVTVSSVVSACAQLDNLNLGTSIHGLGIKLRLDDAAVINALVHMYGKCGMKRDARYLFENVSHKDVIAWNSIISGYSSNDSAHDAIALFHQMRSECLQPDATTMVSVLTACASHGALIIGSSLHAYCIKGGLLSSTYIGTALLNFYAKCGDAKSARAIFDRMVEKSRVTWSAMIGGYGMQGDFNNSLAILNDMMGENLEPNDIIFTAILSACSHTGMILEGWSFFANMCENYKFVPTIKHYACMIDLLARAGRLEEAFDFMNKMPIQPDVSLFGAFLNGCSIYSRFDLGELAVRRMLELHPRDACYYVLMANLYASDGRWNQAHQMRNMMRIKGVKKSPGFSNFNVNFDSDFYTPQVASLP from the coding sequence ATGAAACTTTTCTCTTTACCAAACTTAAACATCAAATCCTCTCGTTTACTTATCTCAAAAACCCATCTAAAACCCAGAACCGTAACGTCAACACCAACCTACAGACAGATTGAATCAAATTTTGCTTCTTTAAATTCCATCTATTCAGAtcctttttttcctcttctgGGCTTCTGCAAAACCATCTCTTCACTCAAAAAAATCCATGCCCTCGTGATAACTTACGGCCAAACCAATAATATTTTGGTTAAAACCAAATTACTTGGTTTATATGGCTTATTTGGGCAGGTGACAACCGCCCGTGTACTGTTCGATGATATTCCCAACCCGGATCTTTCTTCCTGTAAAGTGATGATTAGATGGTACTTTATGAATGATAAGTATGCGGATGTTATTGGGTTCTTTAATTGTTTTAGGAAAACTGTAAATATATTTGACAATGTTGTGTTCTCGATAGTGTTGAAGGCGTGTAGTGGACTGCACGATTTTGTTGAAGGCAGGAAAGTGCATTGTCATATAGTTAAGGTTGGTAATGCTGATAGCTTTGTTCTAACTGGACTCGTGGATATGTATGCTAAGTGTGGGGAGGTTGAATCTTCATGTGAAGTGTTTGAGGGGATTGCCCAGAGGAATGTAGTTTGCTGGACCTCGATGATTGTTGGGTACATGCAGAATGGTTGTGCTGAAGAAGCGCTCGTTTTGTTTAATAGGATGAGAGATGGAGCAGTTGAAGGCAATGAGTACACTTTGGGGAGTATAGTGACTGCATGTGCTAAATTGGCGGCTTTGCATCAGGGGAAATGGATTCATGGATATATCATCAAGAAGCAGGGAGAATTTAACTCCTACTTGGTTTCCGCTCTTGTGGATATGTATGTAAAGTGCGGGGATTTGACCGATGCTCGTTCAATTTTATTTGAGTTCTCCGAAGCGGATCTTGTGTCATGGACAGCAATGATTGTTGGGTATACACAGAATGGCTACCCAGATGAGGCATTAGATTTATTTGTACACAAGAAATGGGAAGCTGTTTTGCCCAATTCAGTTACTGTTTCAAGTGTGGTTTCTGCATGTGCTCAATTGGATAATTTGAACTTGGGTACATCAATTCATGGGCTTGGTATTAAACTTAGATTAGATGATGCTGCTGTGATAAATGCTCTGGTACATATGTATGGAAAGTGTGGTATGAAGAGAGATGCCCGTTATCTATTTGAGAATGTTTCACATAAGGATGTGATTGCTTGGAATTCAATTATATCTGGATATTCTTCGAATGATTCTGCACATGATGCAATTGCATTATTTCACCAAATGAGATCAGAATGTTTGCAGCCAGATGCAACTACAATGGTGTCTGTGCTCACAGCTTGTGCATCCCATGGAGCTCTGATAATTGGTTCTTCCCTTCATGCTTACTGTATCAAAGGAGGACTCTTGTCATCTACCTATATTGGCACTGCACTCCTAAATTTTTATGCTAAATGTGGCGATGCAAAATCTGCACGTGCAATTTTTGACAGGATGGTAGAAAAGAGCAGAGTTACATGGAGCGCGATGATCGGTGGTTATGGAATGCAGGGCGACTTCAACAATTCGTTGGCAATTTTGAATGATATGATGGGAGAAAATCTGGAACCAAATGACATAATATTCACAGCAATATTGTCAGCTTGCAGCCATACTGGGATGATACTTGAAGGGTGGAGCTTTTTTGCTAATATGTGTGAGAATTATAAGTTTGTTCCCACAATTAAGCATTATGCATGCATGATTGACCTGTTGGCTCGTGCAGGCAGGCTTGAGGAAGCCTTTGATTTCATGAACAAAATGCCTATTCAACCTGATGTTTCTCTGTTTGGAGCTTTTCTCAATGGATGTAGTATTTACTCTAGGTTTGATCTGGGGGAGTTGGCAGTAAGGAGAATGCTAGAGTTGCATCCTCGTGATGCTTGCTACTATGTACTTATGGCCAATCTGTATGCTTCTGATGGGAGGTGGAATCAGGCTCATCAGATGAGAAACATGATGAGGATAAAGGGTGTGAAGAAATCCCCTGGGTTTAGCAACTTCAATGTGAATTTTGATAGTGACTTCTATACTCCGCAGGTGGCATCTCTTCCTTAG
- the LOC113751758 gene encoding clp protease adapter protein ClpF, chloroplastic, which translates to MVQSMPASTLATSRYGGCFGSFPVWRKPFGQMKESQMSFGVEKQNLWHHFSQSLLFIGQSDLGGCRNVRVNVGWPFKGNNQGLNAASERSDSANEDILMFFFQLDLATRVQYALNLEQYDIAKQLRDKLNEVEEEVIRQQETRKGTTSKSEVQDMAISILRLKADLQNAIESENYSLAAELRDEISKFESESLAASVKAQAYQNAQYAFRLGQKVRHKTFEYRAVICGMDPVCCETKSWMETANVYKLTRGPDQPFYQVLVDVYMDPNLLVAYVPEENLCAPDKPDMERFDHPYASFLFYGTDAAGDFIPIKQLREKCNRPRHEIPYDPDNEQNGDDI; encoded by the exons ATGGTGCAAAGTATGCCGGCAAGCACCTTGGCTACCTCCAGATATGGTGGTTGTTTTGGTTCCTTCCCTGTTTGGAGGAAACCTTTTGGGCAAATGAAAGAATCCCAGATGAGTTTTGGTGTTGAAAAACAGAATCTTTGGCATCATTTCAGCCAAAGCTTACTGTTTATTGGTCAGTCAGACTTAGGAGGGTGCCGAAATGTGAGGGTTAATGTTGGGTGGCCGTTTAAAGGAAATAATCAGGGGCTGAATGCAGCTTCTGAGCGTAGTGATAGCGCCAATGAGGATATATTGATGTTCTTTTTCCAACTGGACTTGGCAACTCGAGTACAG TATGCTTTGAACTTGGAGCAGTATGACATTGCGAAACAATTGAGAGACAAGCTTAATGAG GTTGAAGAAGAGGTCATCAGACAGCAAGAAACAAGAAAGGGTACAACCTCAAAAAGTGAAGTTCAAGACATGGCTATAAGCATCTTACGCCTAAA AGCAGATCTGCAGAATgcaattgaaagtgaaaactaCAGTTTGGCAGCTGAATTAAGAgatgaaatttcaaaatttgagtCAGAGTCCTTAGCTGCATCGGTGAAAGCGCAAGCATATCAGAATGCTCAGTATGCATTTCGTTTGGGGCAGAAAGTCAGGCATAAGACATTTG AATATCGAGCAGTAATCTGTGGTATGGATCCAGTCTGCTGTGAAACAAAATCATGGATGGAGACCGCAAATGTTTATAAGTTGACTCGTGGTCCAGATCAACCATTTTACCAG GTTTTGGTTGATGTGTACATGGACCCCAATCTGTTAGTTGCATATG TTCCGGAGGAGAATTTATGTGCTCCAGATAAACCAGACATG GAAAGATTTGACCATCCCTATGCGTCGTTCTTGTTTTATGGGACGGATGCTGCTGGAGACTTCATCCCAATCAAGCAGCTGAGGGAAAAATGCAACAGGCCACGGCATGAGATTCCCTATGATCCGGACAATGAGCAGAATGGAGATGACATCTGA
- the LOC113751409 gene encoding putative pentatricopeptide repeat-containing protein At1g69350, mitochondrial, producing MTLYMRLFRACSTSTTLTQIHAHLIVTGLYMDPLASTKLIESYAQMGPFESSRLVFDHFQNPDSFMWGVIVKCHVWNGFFQESISLYHRMIYKSAQISSFIYPSVLRACSAIGDLGFGQKVHGRIIKSGFVSDFFTDTSLLNMYGEMGRLDSARKVFDYMSVRDVVSWSSIISSYVQNGRASQGLHIFGQMMMESSEIDEVTMLSAAEACGELGLWRLARSLHGFVLRRNIQIVGALGTSLVAMYGKCGDMCSSEGLFTQAAFKNTSLWTAMISCYHQNRCYHEALRTFIEMQGSNVEPNAVTLMSTVCSCSRLGRLKEGKSIHGFVIRTAVDTENDLMGPALIDLYANCGKLKECHKVFEVTQDRRVVSWNLLISNYAQEGMTIEAIKLFKQMLVEGIQPDSFTLSTVISACGDIGFSLLGCQIHSSILKTGFSSEFVQNSLIDMYGKCGLLGSAHMTFDDTKQRGVVTWNTLITGLLQNGKSEEAIALFSEMYAYALEMDEVTFLSTIQACSNLGYIRKGKWIHHKMITSGMRKDMYIDTALIDMYAKCGDLQIARKVFDSMLERSVVSWSTLLGAYGMHGQVDAAILVFKEMVESGIRPNTITFMNILSACSHAGNLEEGKKFFNSMRNDFGIEPNSEHYACLVDLLSRAGDLNGAYSVILSMPSPVDASIWAALVNGCRIHQRMDVINSIRESLLNIRTDDTGYYTLLSNLYAEGGEWGKFRMIRSTMKRIGLEKVQGCSMIEIDKKIHKFGANDKSHLQIKGCNLLANFLSSGFSKIVELDASVT from the coding sequence ATGACATTGTACATGAGACTGTTTAGAGCTTGCTCAACCTCCACGACGCTCACCCAAATACATGCACACCTCATAGTCACTGGACTGTACATGGACCCTCTTGCTTCCACCAAGCTTATAGAGTCCTATGCACAAATGGGCCCTTTTGAATCTTCAAGACTTGTCTTTGATCACTTTCAAAATCCAGATTCTTTCATGTGGGGGGTAATTGTCAAATGCCATGTTTGGAATGGCTTCTTTCAAGAATCTATTTCTTTGTATCACCGCATGATATACAAATCGGCACAAATTAGCAGCTTTATATATCCATCAGTTTTAAGGGCTTGCTCTGCAATTGGTGATTTGGGTTTTGGCCAAAAGGTTCACGGGAGGATTATTAAAAGTGGGTTTGTGTCTGATTTTTTCACTGACACCTCTTTGTTGAACATGTATGGTGAAATGGGACGTTTAGATAGTGCAAGGAAAGTGTTTGATTATATGTCTGTGAGAGATGTTGTTTCCTGGAGTTCGATCATATCTAGCTACGTGCAGAATGGAAGGGCTAGTCAAGGGCTGCatatttttggtcaaatgaTGATGGAAAGTTCAGAAATTGATGAAGTCACCATGCTCAGTGCAGCTGAGGCTTGTGGTGAGTTGGGTTTGTGGAGACTGGCAAGGTCACTTCATGGTTTTGTTCTTAGAAGAAATATTCAAATTGTTGGGGCGTTGGGTACTTCTCTTGTTGCAATGTATGGAAAATGTGGTGATATGTGTAGTTCAGAGGGACTTTTTACCCAGGCTGCTTTCAAGAATACATCTCTATGGACAGCAATGATTTCGTGCTATCATCAAAATAGATGCTACCATGAGGCTTTAAGAACGTTTATTGAGATGCAAGGATCAAATGTGGAACCCAATGCAGTCACTTTGATGTCTACTGTATGTTCCTGTTCTAGGTTAGGTCGGctaaaagaaggaaaatcaaTTCATGGTTTTGTCATTAGAACTGCTGTTGACACTGAGAATGATCTTATGGGACCAGCATTGATAGATCTATATGCTAATTGTGGAAAGTTAAAGGAATGCCACAAGGTTTTTGAAGTAACTCAAGACAGGCGTGTAGTGTCATGGAACCTGCTCATATCAAATTATGCTCAGGAAGGAATGACTATTGAGGCTATTAAGCTCTTTAAGCAAATGCTTGTAGAAGGAATTCAGCCAGATTCATTTACTCTATCAACTGTAATATCAGCATGTGGTGATATAGGATTTTCTCTGCTTGGATGTCAGATACATAGTAGTATTCTAAAGACAGGATTCTCAAGTGAGTTTGTCCAGAATTCACTAATTGACATGTACGGTAAATGTGGACTGCTTGGTTCAGCACACATGACATTTGATGACACCAAACAAAGAGGTGTTGTAACATGGAATACTCTTATAACTGGACTTTTGCAAAATGGTAAATCTGAAGAAGCCATAGCTCTTTTTAGTGAAATGTATGCATATGCTCTTGAAATGGATGAAGTCACCTTCCTGAGTACAATCCAAGCCTGCTCAAATCTAGGATatataaggaaaggaaaatggatTCACCATAAGATGATTACATCTGGTATGAGAAAGGATATGTATATTGATACAGCTCTAATAGACATGTATGCAAAATGTGGAGACCTTCAGATAGCCAGAAAAGTTTTTGATAGCATGCTGGAAAGGAGTGTGGTGTCATGGAGTACCTTACTAGGAGCTTATGGGATGCATGGTCAAGTTGATGCGGCCATTTTAGTATTCAAAGAAATGGTAGAATCAGGAATAAGACCAAATACTATTACATTCATGAATATCTTGTCTGCTTGCAGCCATGCTGGTAATTTGGAAGAAGGGAAGAAGTTCTTTAATTCAATGAGAAATGATTTTGGCATTGAACCTAACTCTGAACACTATGCTTGTCTAGTTGATCTTCTAAGTCGCGCTGGTGATCTAAATGGAGCATACAGTGTCATCCTTTCAATGCCATCCCCTGTAGATGCAAGTATTTGGGCTGCACTAGTGAATGGCTGTAGAATCCACCAACGAATGGATGTCATAAATAGTATCAGAGAAAGTCTTTTAAATATAAGGACAGATGATACTGGATACTATACTTTATTGTCCAACTTATATGCAGAAGGAGGAGAATGGGGTAAATTTAGGATGATAAGGTCAACCATGAAAAGGATAGGTCTAGAAAAGGTCCAAGGTTGCAGTATGATTGAGATTGATAAGAAAATACATAAATTTGGAGCAAATGACAAGTCGCATTTGCAGATAAAGGGTTGCAACTTGTTAGCCAATTTTCTAAGTTCGGGTTTCAGTAAGATTGTTGAATTAGATGCTTCTGTTACTTGA